Proteins from a genomic interval of Papaver somniferum cultivar HN1 chromosome 4, ASM357369v1, whole genome shotgun sequence:
- the LOC113272503 gene encoding uncharacterized protein LOC113272503 — protein MESKILSSSLLSLPELHSQKLLLPARKMKISNKRKSISKISAMGGDSSQDNNGYYYGGRLVDENMIVLRKRIHETKMIERNYEPPSDWMEWEKKYYTSYHANICSVVGVL, from the coding sequence ATGGAATCAAagattctttcttcttcattactATCATTACCTGAATTACATAGCCAAAAACTGCTACTACCAGCTCGGAAAATGAAGATAAGCAACAAGAGGAAGTCGATTTCGAAGATAAGTGCAATGGGAGGAGATTCTTCTCAAGATAATAATGGGTACTACTATGGTGGAAGATTAGTCGATGAAAacatgattgtattgagaaaacgtatacatgaaacaaaaatgattgaaAGAAATTACGAACCACCTTCGGATTGGATGGAATGGGAGAAGAAGTACTATACTAGTTATCATGCGAACATTTGCAGTGTTGTTGGAGTTTTATAA
- the LOC113273868 gene encoding uncharacterized protein LOC113273868 — translation MPGLEFKGSSTTITKKSSSSSSSTCNCFQEAEKLGLRVVAAEHLRDSFVGLYDLKAADAGISVPQIRTLERLARARSAGVTQSQLAKEFGMKGNNIFYVVRNLECQGLVVRQSTTVRTKESAVEGESVSSNTSIVHTNLIHLYRYAKHLNSQQKLEITKRDAMESPKRAEGSTSNGDAALGDHVIEDVLVMDYILTDWYQ, via the exons ATGCCTGGTCTTGAATTCAAAGGTTCTTCCACTACTATTACtaaaaaatcatcatcatcatcatcgtctactTGTAATTGTTTTCAAGAAGCTGAGAAGTTAGGGTTGAGGGTTGTTGCTGCTGAACATCTTAGAGACAGTTTTGTTGGTCTTTATGATCTTAAAGCTGCTGATGCTGGTATTTCTGTTCCTCAAATACGTACCCTTGAAAGACTTGCTCGTGCTAG AAGTGCTGGAGTAACACAAAGTCAACTTGCTAAGGAATTTGGCATGAaaggaaataatattttctatGTGGTGAGGAACTTAGAATGCCAGGGGTTGGTTGTTAGGCAATCAACTACGGTAAGGACAAAAGAATCTGCCGTGGAGGGAGAAAGTGTCTCAAGTAACACTTCAATTGTCCACACCAACTTGATTCATTTATATCGTTACGCTAAGCATTTAAATTCTCAACAAAAACTCGAAATCACGAAAAGAGATGCAATGGAGAGTCCAAAGCGTGCGGAAGGAAGTACTTCAAATGGGGATGCCGCTTTAGGAGATCATGTCATTGAAGATGTTCTTGTAATGGATTATATACTGACTGACTGGTATCAATAG